The genomic window CCGGGTCGCCGCCGGGATGGTGGCGTAGAGCAGGTCGACGAGCCGCGCCGAGTCACGGAAGGGTTCCTTCTCGCGCTCGCGCACGACGGCGCTGGCAATCTTTCCGGCGAAACGCTCGTCCCCGTAGGTCTTGAGGATGCGCACCAGGTTGCCGTGGTCATACGTGTTGAGCACGTCCGCGGCGGTTATCCCCTGGCTAGGATCCATCCGCATATCCAGCGGCGCGTTCTGGCTGTAGGCGAAGCCGCGCTCGACCTGGTCCAGCTGCATGGAAGAAACCCCCAGGTCGAACAACGCGCCCGCGATGCCGCACTCCTGCGCCTTGTCCAAAACCGCGTGCGGGGTGGTCGGCCGGGCGATCTCGTCGCCCACCTCGTCGAAGCGCGCCTGCACGCCCACAAAACGGTCGCCGAACCGGGCCAGGCGCTCGCGGGCCGCAGCCAACGATGCCTCATCCCTGTCCACGCCGATTACCGACACCTCCGGGAAAGTCTCCAGGAAGTACTCCGTGTGGCCGCCCGCGCCCAGCGTGCCATCCACCAGGACGGCCTCGGCCGGGGTCTCGGCTTCAGCCTTGGCCACGGCGGGCGCCAAAAGCTCAGCCATACGTTCACGCATCACGGGCACGTGGCCGTGATTGTTCTGTTCAGTCGAGCCCATGGTGCCCCCTTTCCGTAAACGAAGTTGCTTGGAGTTGGCCGCGGTGGTTGTCGGGAAAAATTAAGTGCGTATAGGGCCCTGCCCGAAATGGGTTCTGATGTCGGGGAAGTACACCAGCTCCTCCACTTCGGACAGAGTCCGTACACGCACTCTGTTGAGTTGTGAACTGCCTTCTACAGCAGGCCGGACAGGACATCGTCCGCGTCCGCTGCCGAGTAGGCGTCTTCAGTTTGCTCTTGGTACTCAGCCCACGCGGCTGCGTCCCAAATCTCGAGAAAATCCACCGACCCGACAACCACGCACTCTTTGGAAAGGTTGGCGTATTCGCGGTGTCCAGCGGACAACGTAATACGGCCATGCCCATCCGGGCGTTGCTCATCGGCGCTCGCTGCCAAGTTACGGATGAATGCGCGGGCGGCTGGGTTCGTCCGGGACACGGCCGCTGCTTTTCGAGCTCGTTCCGCAAACTCCTCGCGCGGGTAAACCGCTAGTGAGTGGTCCTGCCCCTTGGTCACCATCAGTCCGCCAGCTAGCTCATCCCGAAACTTAGCCGGAAGCGTTAGGCGTCCTTTGTCATCAAGCTTCGGAGTGTAGGTTCCGAGAAACATCCCGGCGTCCACCTTCCTTGGCTCGATAACTCCGACATTTCTCCACGGTCTCAAAGTTCCACTTCTCCACCGCTGCGCCCCACTTTACCCCACTTTCTCCCACTTTCAACACCCACCGCACCCGACCTATCGCCCACTAGCGCTATTTACCCTGGTCAGAGGCTATAAAAATAGTGGGGAGAAATCCCCAGCCGCGGCGTTTTTTAGACCTCATACGCCACTTAGACACCTCTTTTAGCGCAGGATTCTTTAGCACCACTGGGAACGCGGGGCCAAGTTGGGGCCCGCTAGCTGGCCCAATGCTCCGCCTCCCACCCCGTTCGCCTAGCCACCGCTAGGCTCCCCTCCCCTCGCCGGGCGCCGTGGGGACAAACGTGGGGGAAAGTGGGGAATTGTGTGGAGGCACAGAAAAAGCCCCCGAGATCTCTCCCAGAGGCTGAAAAGCTAGGCCGCTTCGACCAGTTCTTTAGTTACCTTTAGTTGCCCTCGAAACGACGACGGAAGTTCTCTTCCAGCTTGTTGCCCATCGAGCCAACACCGGAGCGCGACACCCCCGCGCCGCCCCGGCCGGAGCCCGACTTCTTCTTGCCCGACTTCGAGCCGGTGGCCCCGCCACCGTGGAGCATCCAGATGCCCGCGCCGAACATGACGAGGAAGCCCAGGATCGACAGGACCACGAACCACAGGCTGTTCTGCGCCAGGGCCACGCCACCCACCAGCATGACCAGCCCGACGACCACGAGCGCCACGCCACGCAGGGTCACAGCCCCGCTCGGGGAACCGGCTGAGGCCTGGGCTACAGAGGCACCAAACTTGGGGTCCTCAGCCAACAGCTGCTGCTCGAGCTCCCGTAGCGCGCGCTGTTCCTGCTCCGAAAGAGACACTGTACCTCCAATAAACCTCAGGGACCGCTGCCTTAAACCGGCCCTTCACGACGGCCTTTCACTGTGTTCAACGCGAACGCCAAACAATTAGTTCCCGCCGGCTCAATTCCTCCCCCATCCTAACGTAAAGACAACGCCCGACTTAAGCTCCAGCAGCCCTAAGGGGTAGCCCTAGGCGGCGAAATCGGATTCCACCGCGGCCGCGTGGGTGGCCGCCATGAAGCGCGCGGACAAGCCCATCAGCTCGAACACGGTCTCCGCGTCCACCGTGTCCTCCAGCCCGAGGGACACCCGAGAGCGCAGCTTCGAATACCGGCCAAACTCCTGCGCCCACTCCTTGCCCTCTGCACTCACGAGCGCCAGCTGGTCCCAGGCGCTCGACGGCTTGCGCTTGCGGCGCGCCACCACCGAGACCGCGATCCGCGCGCCGGCCGTACGCAGCCCCGCCTGGTAAGCGACCTCGAGGGCCTCCTCCAGACGCCCGTCGGCCGCGTATTCCCGCGCCTGCTCGATCAGCATCCGCGCTTGGCGCAGGAAATGCTGTTGCTTCGCCACGCCGCTGGCCCGCGACGTGCGCTTAGTTGCCTGTGCAGTTGCCGAGATTACGTGTGCCATGTCCGTTCACCTTCCCTCCGAAGCTGCCGCTTGCGGGAGCGCCGTTGTTTTTCTCTTGCCGTTAACTCTAGGAACACCTCCGACTCACACCCCTTAATGTAGCTCAGGTGTTCGAATTACACAACCCCTCAAGCAGGATTAAGGCTTTCTTTTCGAACACGCTGCGGCCATTTTGAACACCTTTAATGAGGCTAATTGCCCCGCCGCGGGGCCAAACATGTTTCGATAGATTCGTGAACATCTCCATCCGTCGCCTCAGCCCGCAAGAGTTTTCCCTGCTCGCGCCCCAACTCGTCGAGATCTACATCGAGGCGATGGACTACGACGACTCCATCCGCGTCAGCCGCACCCACGCCTGGCGCCGAGAGATTTCCCACCCGGGCTTTAGCGCGGTGGTCGCCACCACCGAAAGCGGCATCGTCGGCTTGGCCTACGGCTTTCTCGGCTCGCCGGATACCTGGTGGGACCGACAGCTGCGCCGAGGCTTCTACGAAAAGGGCGGCCCTACCGAGCAGCAATGGGCGCTGCTGCGCAGCTACTTCGAGCTCGCCGAGGTGCACGTGCGCCCCGGCATGCAAAACCACGGCATCGGGCGCCGGTTGATCACGGAGCTGCTCTGGAACGTGGCCGCCGACTACGTCGCACTCTCGACGCCGGAGGTGCCCCAGGAGGGAAACTCCGCCTTCGGCCTCTACCGCTCGCTGGGCTTTCGGGACGCGTTGCGCCATCACCGCTACCCCGGCGACTCCCGCCCGTTTGCGCTTCTCTACGCCCCACTACCGCTGCCGGCGGTTGCGCAACCCGGGACCAACACCCAGGACCGGTAAGATACCTAGGCGTGACCGCAGACAATATTCCCCAGATAGAACAGATCCCCGACGCCGCCCGAGCTGCCCTCGCGGACTTCTTGGCCGAACGCCGGCCGGCAGTGAGCTCCGTCGGCGAGCCGGTGACCCGCTCCATCGCCTACCTCGAGGATTTCGTCCTTGGCGGCGGCAAGCGCATCCGCCCACTCTACGCCTGGGCCGGTTTCATCGGCGCCGGCGGGCTGGACGGCGACGAGGATCCGCAGGCCGTCCTCCGCGCCGCCTCTTCCCTGGAGTTCATCCAGGCCTGCGCGCTCATCCACGATGACATCATCGACGCCTCCAGCACCCGTCGCGGCAAGCCGACGGTGCACCGCGCGGTGGCGGGGAGGCATCGCCAAGCGCAGTGGCACGGAGATGCCGACTTCTTCGGCGAGTCCGTCGCCATCCTCGTCGGCGACATGGCCCTGGCCTGGGCCGAGGACATGCTGCAGGACTCCGGCCTCAGCGCCGCCGCCTTGGCCCGCACCCGCGAGCCGTGGCGCGCCATGCGCACCGAGGTCATCGGCGGCCAGCTGCTCGACATCACCCTGGAGGCCACCGGCTCCGAGTCGGTCGAGCTCGCCGATGCCGTCAACCGCTACAAGACCGCCGCCTACACCATCGAGCGCCCCCTCCACCTGGGCGCCGCCATTGCCGGCGCCTCGCCCACGCTTATCGATGCCTTCCGCGGTTACGGCCGCGACATCGGCGTCGCGTTCCAGCTGCGCGACGATCAGCTGGGTGTTTTCGGCGACCCTTCCGTCACCGGCAAGCCGGCCGGTGACGACCTGCGCGAGGGCAAACGCACCGTCCTGCTGGCCACGGCCCTGGAGCGCGCCGATCAGGCCGATCCCGCCGCGGCCGCCACGCTGCGCCGCCTAGTCGGCACCACCGACGACCCGGCCGATATCGCCACGATGTCGCAGATCATCCAGGACTCCGGCGCGGTCGAGGCCATCGAAGAGCGCATCGACGCCCTGACCGAATCCGGCCTGGAGCACCTGCACGCCGCCGGCGTAGACGAGAAGGTCACCTCCGCCCTGCACGACCTGGCCATCCGCGCCACCGCCCGACAGAAGTAGCGCCCCGCCATGGCCACGACCCCACTGACTATCCGCCTACCCCGCCCGCTGAGCCTCGGACTCGCCGGGACCATCCTGCTCGCCCTCGCGTCCTTTTCCGGCGGCGCCACCCGCAACCGCGGCGGGCTGCTGGAGGCGCTCAACCTGAGCTTCCTCGCCTACGGTCACGGCCGAAACCTCGGCATGGCGGTGTTTTGGATCGGCATCTTCTGCCTCGTCGGCGCGTGGATTCTCCTCGGCCGCGAAACCGTAGCGCCCGCCCGCGAGGGGGCGCTGGGCACCGTACGCCGGACGCTGACCTGGTGGCTCGTGCCTCTGATCATCGCCGCGCCACTGGCCTCGCGCGACGTCTATTCCTACCTCATGCAAGGCGCCATGGTCCGCGACGGCTTCGCTCCCTATTCCGAAGGCCCGGTGGTCAACCCCGGCCCCTTCCTGCTCGAGGTCTCCCAGGACTGGCGCAACACCACCGCCCCGTACGGTCCGCTGCACCTGTGGATTGGCGACGGGGTGACTTCCCTGGTCGGCGATAACGTCGCCGTGGGGATCTTCGTCTACAAGTTGATTTCCTTGGCCGGCTTCGCCGCGATTGCCTGGTCGGTGCCGCGGATCGCCCGGGAGCTCGGCGGCTCGCCCACGATGGCGCTCTGGCTCGGCGTGGCCAACCCCGTCATGCTGCTCCACCTCGTGTCCGGCATGCACAACGAATCCGTCATGGTCGGCCTGGTCTCCGTGGGCCTGCTGCTGGCTCTGCGCCGCAAGTTCCTGGCCGGGCTGGCGCTCATCGCCGCCGCCGTGGCCCTGAAGGCGACCGCCTTCATCGCAATGCCCTTCGTCGTCTGGATCATGGTCCACCACTTCGCCCCGCGCGCAACCTCCAGCGTGGCGAAGCGCTTCGGCGTCTTCGTGGCGGCCGGCACCGTGATGGTTCTCGAGACCGTCGCAGTCGTGGCCGTCATTACCTGGGCGTCCGGGGCCTCCTGGGGCTGGCTGTCAGAGATTACCGGCAACGCCAAGGTCATCAACCCGCTGGCCGGCCCGACGCTGGTCACCGACGTCGTCGCGCCGCTGGTGCAGATCTTCAACCCGGATATTTCCTACAACAGCGTGCTGAGCATCATGCGCACGCTGTCGATGGTCCTCATGCTGCTGGGACTAATCCTGGTGTGGTGGATTTCCCGTAACAGCATCCGCGATGCCGTCCTGGGCACCGCCGGCGCCTACCAGGTCGCGTTCATCCTCAACTCCGTGACGCTGCCGTGGTACTACGCCTCCGTCATCTCGCTCGTGGGCGTGGCGCGCCCGCCGATGTGGGTCATCAAGCTCGCCACCGGCGCCTCCGTCTTCGTGGCTGTGTCGTTTTCCAGCGACGGCAACCACCAGCTCTACAACTGGTGGTGGGTCATCGGCTCCATCATCGTGTCCTGGTTGGCCGCCGAATGGGTCTTCCCCGCCCGTCCGCGGCGGGAATTGTCCACAGATTCCCGCGCCGCGATGTGACGGATTCAACTCCCGCGACGCCGAAATCGGGGTTATCCACAGGCAGGTGCGGTGACGCGTCATCAAAAATGGCGTTTTTGGGCGAGTTATCCACAGATTCGGTTTTCTGCCCTTGTGGGGGTTGACGGGTGCTTCTAGCGTGTGG from Corynebacterium confusum includes these protein-coding regions:
- the rsmH gene encoding 16S rRNA (cytosine(1402)-N(4))-methyltransferase RsmH — encoded protein: MGSTEQNNHGHVPVMRERMAELLAPAVAKAEAETPAEAVLVDGTLGAGGHTEYFLETFPEVSVIGVDRDEASLAAARERLARFGDRFVGVQARFDEVGDEIARPTTPHAVLDKAQECGIAGALFDLGVSSMQLDQVERGFAYSQNAPLDMRMDPSQGITAADVLNTYDHGNLVRILKTYGDERFAGKIASAVVREREKEPFRDSARLVDLLYATIPAATRRTGGHPAKRTFQALRVEVNRELEAIEQVLPVITAALRVGGRAVFMSYQSLEDRLVKQYFKEQSTSSTPEGLPMDLPGTEPDYRVATRGAEKASQAEIAENPRAASVRVRALERISGTPQLLSPGGTP
- the mraZ gene encoding division/cell wall cluster transcriptional repressor MraZ — its product is MFLGTYTPKLDDKGRLTLPAKFRDELAGGLMVTKGQDHSLAVYPREEFAERARKAAAVSRTNPAARAFIRNLAASADEQRPDGHGRITLSAGHREYANLSKECVVVGSVDFLEIWDAAAWAEYQEQTEDAYSAADADDVLSGLL
- a CDS encoding DUF3040 domain-containing protein, with the translated sequence MSLSEQEQRALRELEQQLLAEDPKFGASVAQASAGSPSGAVTLRGVALVVVGLVMLVGGVALAQNSLWFVVLSILGFLVMFGAGIWMLHGGGATGSKSGKKKSGSGRGGAGVSRSGVGSMGNKLEENFRRRFEGN
- a CDS encoding SAV_6107 family HEPN domain-containing protein, whose protein sequence is MAHVISATAQATKRTSRASGVAKQQHFLRQARMLIEQAREYAADGRLEEALEVAYQAGLRTAGARIAVSVVARRKRKPSSAWDQLALVSAEGKEWAQEFGRYSKLRSRVSLGLEDTVDAETVFELMGLSARFMAATHAAAVESDFAA
- a CDS encoding GNAT family N-acetyltransferase, with the translated sequence MNISIRRLSPQEFSLLAPQLVEIYIEAMDYDDSIRVSRTHAWRREISHPGFSAVVATTESGIVGLAYGFLGSPDTWWDRQLRRGFYEKGGPTEQQWALLRSYFELAEVHVRPGMQNHGIGRRLITELLWNVAADYVALSTPEVPQEGNSAFGLYRSLGFRDALRHHRYPGDSRPFALLYAPLPLPAVAQPGTNTQDR
- a CDS encoding polyprenyl synthetase family protein; the encoded protein is MTADNIPQIEQIPDAARAALADFLAERRPAVSSVGEPVTRSIAYLEDFVLGGGKRIRPLYAWAGFIGAGGLDGDEDPQAVLRAASSLEFIQACALIHDDIIDASSTRRGKPTVHRAVAGRHRQAQWHGDADFFGESVAILVGDMALAWAEDMLQDSGLSAAALARTREPWRAMRTEVIGGQLLDITLEATGSESVELADAVNRYKTAAYTIERPLHLGAAIAGASPTLIDAFRGYGRDIGVAFQLRDDQLGVFGDPSVTGKPAGDDLREGKRTVLLATALERADQADPAAAATLRRLVGTTDDPADIATMSQIIQDSGAVEAIEERIDALTESGLEHLHAAGVDEKVTSALHDLAIRATARQK
- a CDS encoding alpha-(1->6)-mannopyranosyltransferase A; the encoded protein is MATTPLTIRLPRPLSLGLAGTILLALASFSGGATRNRGGLLEALNLSFLAYGHGRNLGMAVFWIGIFCLVGAWILLGRETVAPAREGALGTVRRTLTWWLVPLIIAAPLASRDVYSYLMQGAMVRDGFAPYSEGPVVNPGPFLLEVSQDWRNTTAPYGPLHLWIGDGVTSLVGDNVAVGIFVYKLISLAGFAAIAWSVPRIARELGGSPTMALWLGVANPVMLLHLVSGMHNESVMVGLVSVGLLLALRRKFLAGLALIAAAVALKATAFIAMPFVVWIMVHHFAPRATSSVAKRFGVFVAAGTVMVLETVAVVAVITWASGASWGWLSEITGNAKVINPLAGPTLVTDVVAPLVQIFNPDISYNSVLSIMRTLSMVLMLLGLILVWWISRNSIRDAVLGTAGAYQVAFILNSVTLPWYYASVISLVGVARPPMWVIKLATGASVFVAVSFSSDGNHQLYNWWWVIGSIIVSWLAAEWVFPARPRRELSTDSRAAM